From one Solanum lycopersicum chromosome 12, SLM_r2.1 genomic stretch:
- the LOC101261002 gene encoding pectate lyase 1 — protein sequence MMKTYHKPSYFMLFTTLIITITSSTSFVHGLNVIDKCWRTNPNWRSQRQYLAKCSVGYSGKMTNNIGNDVVIYKVTDNSDDPLNPKPGTLRYAMTHIKGKIWVTFEQNMKIRLQKPLLVSSFTTIDGRGAKVNIAGGACLMLQRVTNVIIHGLRIHHCKAQTASRVMGPDKKIVNVGAVDGDAIRMVTSSKIWIDHNTLYESEDGLIDVTRGSTNITISNNWFRTQNKVMLLGHDDGYLRDKNMKVTVAFNYFGPNCNQRMPRVRHGYAHVVNNIYKGWGNYAIGGSMNPSIKSQANYFYAPKDGKKEVTWKKESGVVGEVAGNFQSVEDVFANGACFNGSGSGRGSVKPNYSPEQAFPVEDGHKVKDLTRNAGALKCSSTC from the exons atgatgaaaacttATCACAAGCCTTCATATTTCATGTTATTTACTACACTAATTATAACAATTACTTCAAGTACAAGTTTTGTGCATGGATTAAACGTGATTGATAAATGTTGGAGAACAAATCCAAATTGGAGGAGTCAAAGACAATATTTGGCTAAATGTTCTGTTGGTTATTCTGGAAAGATGACTAATAATATTGGAAACGACGTAGTAATATACAAAGTTACTGATAATAGTGACGATCCCTTAAATCCTAAACCTGGAACCCTAAGATATGCAATGACGCATATTAAGGGAAAGATTTGGGTAACTTTTgaacaaaatatgaaaattagacTCCAAAAACCTCTTTTAGTCAGCAGCTTTACTACCATTGATGGCCGGGGAGCTAAGGTTAACATTGCTGGTGGCGCTTGTCTAATGCTTCAAAGG GTGACAAATGTGATCATTCATGGTCTAAGAATCCACCATTGCAAGGCACAAACTGCGTCAAGAGTCATGGGACCTGATAAAAAAATCGTAAATGTAGGTGCAGTGGATGGGGATGCGATTAGAATGGTGACTTCTTCGAAGATTTGGATTGATCATAACACCCTCTATGAAAGTGAAGATGGTCTGATTGATGTGACTCGTGGTTCTACAAATATTACTATATCTAATAATTGGTTTAGGACACAAAATAAGGTTATGTTGTTAGGTCATGATGATGGATACCTTAGAGACAAAAACATGAAGGTTACTGTTGCATTCAACTATTTTGGTCCTAATTGCAACCAAAGAATGCCAAG GGTTCGTCATGGATATGCACATGTGGTTAACAATATATACAAGGGATGGGGTAACTATGCAATAGGGGGAAGTATGAACCCAAGCATTAAGAGCCAAGCTAATTATTTCTATGCACCAAAAGATGGAAAGAAAGAG GTCACATGGAAAAAAGAGAGTGGTGTAGTTGGTGAAGTGGCTGGGAATTTCCAGTCAGTTGAAGATGTATTTGCTAACGGAGCATGTTTCAATGGATCGGGTTCAGGTCGTGGGTCGGTGAAGCCAAACTATTCACCAGAGCAAGCTTTTCCGGTGGAAGATGGACACAAGGTCAAGGACTTGACAAGGAATGCAGGTGCTTTAAAATGTTCTTCTACCTGTTGA